In a single window of the Sphingobium cloacae genome:
- a CDS encoding Hsp20/alpha crystallin family protein, whose translation MAFRDLIPWSRQENRLPVSVSAEQDRDTHPLQSLHREVNRLFDDVLRGFNMPAFAGFDRRAGWPHLELGETDKEIRVTAELPGLDEKNVEVLVEDGALTLRGEKKAEVEDKDRGYSERSYGRFERRISLPNGVEHDRASATFKNGVLTVTVPRSDKPDESVRRIPINGGAAS comes from the coding sequence ATGGCTTTTCGTGATCTCATTCCCTGGAGCCGGCAGGAAAACCGGCTGCCTGTCTCGGTCAGCGCCGAACAGGACCGGGACACTCATCCGCTGCAATCGCTTCACCGCGAGGTGAACCGTCTCTTCGACGACGTCTTGCGTGGCTTCAACATGCCCGCCTTTGCCGGGTTTGATCGGCGCGCCGGCTGGCCTCACCTAGAGCTCGGCGAGACGGACAAGGAAATCCGTGTAACGGCCGAACTTCCCGGCCTGGATGAGAAGAATGTGGAGGTGCTGGTCGAGGACGGCGCGCTCACTCTTCGCGGCGAGAAGAAGGCCGAGGTCGAGGACAAGGACCGCGGCTATTCTGAACGAAGCTATGGCCGCTTCGAACGTCGGATCAGCCTTCCGAACGGTGTCGAACACGACAGGGCGAGCGCAACGTTCAAGAACGGCGTCCTGACTGTGACAGTGCCACGCTCCGATAAGCCCGACGAGAGTGTGCGCCGAATTCCGATCAATGGCGGTGCGGCGTCATGA
- a CDS encoding Hsp20 family protein, with the protein MRTNFDFTPYRRSTVGFDRLFNLLEAGAREDDGYPLFDIVKLGDDSFRITLAIAGFRPDDIEIVAQQNQLTVTGKRADDADKGEYLHRGIASRSFERRFQLADFIEVGAASFEHGLLSIELRRVVPEAMKPRRIEIGGGAPDGRQIGEAKEKASEVA; encoded by the coding sequence ATGAGAACCAACTTCGACTTTACGCCGTACAGGCGATCAACGGTCGGCTTTGACCGTCTTTTCAACCTGCTTGAGGCGGGAGCACGCGAGGACGACGGCTATCCGCTCTTCGATATTGTGAAGCTTGGCGATGACAGCTTCCGCATCACCTTGGCGATCGCAGGGTTCAGACCCGACGACATCGAGATCGTGGCGCAGCAGAACCAGCTCACCGTGACCGGCAAGCGCGCCGATGATGCGGACAAGGGAGAGTATCTCCACCGAGGCATCGCGTCTCGATCGTTCGAGCGACGCTTCCAGCTTGCCGACTTCATCGAGGTCGGAGCGGCGAGCTTCGAACATGGACTGCTCTCGATCGAACTCCGGCGTGTCGTTCCTGAAGCAATGAAGCCGCGCCGAATCGAAATCGGCGGCGGAGCCCCGGACGGTCGCCAAATCGGCGAGGCGAAGGAGAAGGCGAGCGAAGTTGCCTGA
- a CDS encoding nucleotidyl transferase AbiEii/AbiGii toxin family protein has translation MIDIIQEKLRRYDPANALEEENAVKEILQEIALYALWRGDFFDVALFQGGTSLRILNSLPRFSEDLDFLLRQADPDFDWTPYLKTLIEVFGQFGLKLDALPRAKMDTAIRQALIKNDSIASQLDLSFAGAGKPKTIRIKLEIDVNPPAGSGEASSYLDFPADHEVRHQDLPSNFALKIHALLCRGFLKGRDWFDFSWYVAKGVTLNLALLRNALIQAGPWAGDNHIAVDMPWLNEALGSTIAKIDWKAAADDVRRFLRPAELRSLDLWSERFFLAKLEKLTSTSGHA, from the coding sequence ATGATTGACATCATCCAGGAGAAACTGCGCCGCTACGATCCCGCCAATGCGCTAGAGGAAGAGAATGCGGTCAAGGAAATCCTCCAGGAAATCGCGCTCTATGCCCTTTGGCGCGGCGACTTCTTCGACGTCGCGCTATTCCAGGGCGGCACGTCCCTGCGCATCCTGAACAGCCTACCGCGCTTCTCGGAAGATCTCGACTTCCTGCTGCGCCAGGCCGACCCAGACTTCGACTGGACGCCTTATCTCAAGACCCTGATCGAGGTGTTCGGCCAGTTCGGGCTGAAGCTCGATGCTCTGCCCAGGGCGAAGATGGACACGGCTATCCGCCAGGCGCTGATCAAGAACGATTCCATCGCGAGCCAACTCGACCTGTCTTTTGCGGGCGCTGGTAAGCCAAAGACGATCCGGATCAAGCTAGAGATCGACGTCAACCCACCTGCGGGTTCGGGCGAGGCGTCCAGCTATCTCGATTTTCCAGCGGACCACGAAGTTCGGCACCAGGATCTGCCGTCCAATTTCGCTCTCAAGATTCATGCCTTGCTATGCCGGGGTTTCCTCAAGGGTCGGGACTGGTTCGATTTCTCCTGGTATGTCGCCAAGGGAGTAACGCTCAATCTGGCCCTCCTGCGCAATGCCCTCATCCAGGCCGGTCCCTGGGCGGGAGATAATCACATCGCCGTCGACATGCCCTGGCTGAACGAAGCGCTGGGCAGCACGATTGCGAAGATCGACTGGAAGGCCGCCGCTGACGACGTGCGGCGTTTCCTGCGGCCGGCCGAACTCAGGTCGCTTGATCTGTGGAGTGAGCGCTTTTTCCTCGCCAAACTGGAAAAACTGACGTCGACTTCTGGTCACGCTTGA
- a CDS encoding type IV toxin-antitoxin system AbiEi family antitoxin domain-containing protein, which produces MSSLAQQITAAGLADHILSERQLGNLLGGGDARRYGLVNRALKDGSLLRVKRGTYLLAKRYRAETIHPFAIAQGLMPGSYVSFESALAHHGWIPEAVFVTAGVTPGRKTLRFETTDFGTFSFHPLAIADYQFLAGVDRVQMGKLIAFVAQPLRALLDLVALRKQQWAGIEWLTHGMRIDEDMLLGLRRKDFAKLKPVYKHKAVNSFLAALESTVMARKVRSAHD; this is translated from the coding sequence ATGTCCTCCCTGGCGCAACAGATCACGGCAGCGGGTCTGGCCGATCATATCCTCAGCGAACGCCAGCTCGGCAATCTGCTGGGCGGCGGAGACGCCCGGCGCTACGGCCTGGTCAATCGGGCGCTCAAGGATGGTTCCCTGCTCCGCGTGAAGCGCGGCACCTACCTGCTGGCTAAGCGCTATCGGGCCGAAACCATCCATCCCTTCGCCATTGCGCAAGGTCTGATGCCGGGTAGCTATGTCTCTTTCGAAAGCGCGCTCGCCCATCATGGCTGGATCCCCGAAGCGGTCTTTGTGACCGCGGGAGTGACGCCTGGCCGCAAAACGCTCCGCTTTGAAACGACAGACTTCGGCACGTTCAGCTTTCATCCGCTCGCTATCGCGGATTATCAGTTCCTGGCCGGCGTCGATCGCGTGCAGATGGGCAAGCTCATCGCCTTCGTCGCACAGCCGCTGCGGGCCTTGTTGGACCTCGTTGCCCTGCGCAAGCAGCAGTGGGCGGGCATCGAGTGGCTGACCCATGGCATGCGGATCGACGAGGACATGCTCCTCGGGCTCCGACGGAAGGATTTCGCCAAGCTGAAACCGGTCTACAAGCACAAGGCCGTGAACAGCTTCCTCGCCGCGCTCGAAAGCACTGTCATGGCCAGGAAGGTCCGCTCAGCACATGATTGA
- a CDS encoding tyrosine-type recombinase/integrase, with protein MAEKPASRSDAEIVVVRTNDAALPTRSPNADPETVDMRLLRTIASIVPADLPPISQLGLETTLAAMADATKAAIAADLDCWSGWCGEEGRSPLPADPEDLVRYVNALDGRGKKPATLARRIASLGTVHRMMGLAGEAAPTDAPMVRAALKAVRRRRGALQRQAAPLRLGKALDSHVTKGFTLAALLDACGGDLQGLRDAALLSLGYDAGLRVSELTVVEAVHIDPQQDGSATLFIPFSKTDQEGEGAWAWLSAETMRRVGAWLEASGIEEGPLFRRVGVDRRRVRASDSETALARTTYSIGTAPLTRQGVNGIYRRVALAAFELGLVSLPASELTAAVQALSTHSLRVGLTQDLFAAGEDGAGIAQALRWSSPATALRYGRKLAVRSNVAARVLSRVRR; from the coding sequence ATGGCCGAAAAACCCGCCAGCCGTTCCGACGCCGAAATCGTGGTGGTCCGGACCAACGATGCCGCGCTGCCGACGCGATCGCCAAACGCGGATCCCGAGACCGTCGACATGCGGCTGCTGCGCACGATCGCCAGCATCGTTCCAGCGGATCTGCCGCCGATCAGCCAACTCGGACTCGAGACGACGCTGGCGGCCATGGCCGACGCGACAAAGGCGGCGATCGCCGCCGATCTCGACTGCTGGAGCGGCTGGTGCGGTGAGGAAGGCCGCTCACCGCTGCCCGCCGATCCCGAAGATCTGGTTCGCTATGTGAATGCGCTCGATGGCAGGGGCAAGAAGCCCGCGACGCTCGCGCGCCGGATCGCTAGCCTCGGCACGGTCCACCGCATGATGGGATTGGCGGGCGAAGCCGCGCCTACCGACGCACCGATGGTGCGCGCGGCGCTCAAGGCCGTCCGCAGGCGCAGAGGAGCCTTGCAGCGCCAGGCAGCGCCATTGCGGCTCGGCAAGGCACTGGACAGCCATGTCACCAAGGGATTCACCCTCGCTGCGCTTCTCGATGCCTGCGGCGGCGACCTGCAGGGGCTGCGCGACGCTGCCCTGCTATCGCTCGGATATGACGCGGGGCTGCGCGTAAGCGAACTCACGGTGGTCGAAGCTGTGCATATCGATCCCCAGCAGGATGGTTCGGCGACGCTGTTCATCCCCTTCTCCAAGACCGACCAGGAAGGCGAAGGCGCCTGGGCATGGCTGTCGGCCGAGACCATGCGGCGGGTCGGCGCCTGGCTGGAAGCGAGCGGTATCGAGGAAGGCCCCCTGTTCCGCAGGGTCGGAGTCGATCGGCGGCGCGTACGCGCCAGCGATTCTGAAACGGCGCTCGCCCGAACGACCTATTCCATCGGAACGGCGCCGCTGACACGCCAGGGCGTCAACGGCATCTACCGACGCGTCGCGCTTGCAGCATTCGAACTGGGATTGGTGAGTCTCCCCGCCAGCGAGTTGACCGCCGCGGTGCAGGCATTGTCCACTCACTCCCTTCGCGTCGGCCTGACCCAGGACCTTTTTGCTGCCGGAGAGGACGGCGCGGGAATAGCCCAGGCGCTGCGCTGGAGCTCGCCCGCTACGGCATTACGCTATGGCCGCAAGCTCGCGGTTCGCAGCAATGTCGCCGCCCGGGTCCTATCGCGCGTGCGCCGCTGA
- the mobF gene encoding MobF family relaxase, whose translation MLSVAPIRSAAGSANYFAKDDYYTVEDSSEVSAWAGEGADIAGLSGEVSKDAFEGILNGFLPSGEGVAQVENRRHGLDLTFSMPKSASVMAYVAGDKRVLSANMAAVKQTMAWVEKNLAEGRRDVDGRKVPVQTGNLVYALFQHDTSRALDPQGHIHAVIGNMTQMPDGKWQALHADKIWSHNSIIGAIYHSYLRTALEKIGYTVELRGKHGTFEIVGVPKAAREEFSQRREDILNKAAETGITSHKGRDQITINTRDPKLDVEDRGALRQSWIERAAALGFDGKDLRAAAEARAGMMTAVGPLERGYRAIVDAIDLARSRLGDFLRPHDPLVDHALARAVKSPEEARTQLAVASAVRILSEREAAWPLHMVSKTALDLGLKGVTVESVERRIDQLVQNRQIVMGTAHATDRDGKMVTTQEALRIEEKILDLVKEGNGAANPVLSAADAPARLQAVAEHPLNPGQLAAATLILSSDDRTITIQGKAGTGKSTMLQAVSRVAEAEGRTIRGLAFQNKMVGDLAEGAGIQAQTIASFVLAHERFIAERNTPRYEAARERLAGTMLLVDETSMVSASDMLKLHQISAAMGVDKLVLVGDRQQLSSIDWGKAFAMIQAAGATMVRMTQNIRIGKPGQPLTEEQQKLKVVAELANVGKAGAAMKVLGEHIVEEKDPAAAAADSWLGLSPEEREATAVFASGRDARETINKRIQAGLIAEGSVKGEALQLTVYDRVNTTREELRYASTYRPGQTLEVGRGGAQDVGIQAGRYDVLKVHASGKVDLADGRRRIRFDPQKLSPAEQRDRLQLSEKKPLDIHEGDRIRWTANDKGRGLHNATLARVVSVDGSGVTVETAGKEQLTLPMGDPMLSRLDLAYSLNMHMAQGITTDRAIGVMSSFERFLSNQRLFNVLVTRVRDGLTMIVDDKEKLARQLDMNPGNKTSSLETVGRLDIDGNMAKGAKAREDFNPGPIDGVDLSDLPPLPDDLPPLPDAGAAAPVGKDQAAKPEPKPDRAEQLPPLPERSLGLDL comes from the coding sequence ATGCTCTCCGTCGCCCCGATCCGCTCGGCCGCCGGGTCCGCGAATTATTTCGCGAAGGACGACTATTACACCGTCGAGGATTCGTCCGAGGTCAGCGCCTGGGCAGGGGAAGGGGCCGACATCGCTGGTCTCTCTGGCGAGGTGTCGAAGGACGCCTTCGAAGGGATTCTAAACGGGTTCCTGCCGAGCGGGGAAGGGGTCGCCCAGGTCGAGAACCGCCGGCACGGCCTCGACCTTACCTTTTCGATGCCGAAGTCCGCGTCGGTGATGGCCTATGTCGCCGGCGACAAGCGCGTGCTCTCCGCCAACATGGCGGCCGTCAAGCAGACGATGGCCTGGGTCGAAAAGAACCTTGCCGAAGGCCGGCGCGACGTCGACGGCCGCAAGGTTCCGGTCCAGACCGGCAATCTCGTCTATGCGCTCTTCCAGCACGATACCAGCCGGGCGCTCGATCCGCAGGGCCATATTCACGCTGTGATCGGCAACATGACGCAGATGCCCGATGGCAAGTGGCAAGCCCTTCACGCCGACAAGATCTGGAGCCACAACAGCATCATCGGCGCGATTTACCACAGCTACCTGCGGACGGCGCTCGAGAAGATCGGCTACACTGTAGAGCTTCGCGGCAAGCACGGAACCTTCGAGATCGTCGGCGTGCCAAAGGCCGCGCGTGAGGAGTTCAGCCAACGGCGCGAGGACATTCTCAACAAGGCGGCCGAAACCGGCATAACATCCCACAAGGGCCGCGACCAGATCACGATCAATACCCGCGATCCCAAGCTCGACGTCGAGGATCGCGGCGCGCTCAGGCAAAGCTGGATCGAGCGGGCCGCTGCGCTCGGTTTCGACGGAAAGGACCTGCGCGCGGCCGCGGAAGCGCGTGCTGGCATGATGACCGCGGTCGGGCCGCTCGAGCGCGGCTATCGCGCGATCGTCGATGCCATCGATCTCGCGCGCAGCCGGCTCGGCGATTTCCTTCGCCCACACGACCCGTTAGTCGACCATGCGCTCGCGCGCGCGGTCAAGTCACCCGAAGAGGCCCGCACGCAACTCGCGGTCGCATCGGCCGTCCGCATCCTGTCCGAACGCGAGGCGGCCTGGCCGCTTCATATGGTGTCGAAGACTGCGCTCGATCTCGGTCTCAAAGGCGTCACCGTCGAAAGCGTCGAGCGCCGGATCGATCAGCTCGTCCAGAATCGGCAGATCGTGATGGGAACTGCCCATGCCACGGACCGCGACGGCAAGATGGTGACGACCCAGGAGGCGCTGCGCATCGAGGAGAAGATCCTCGACCTGGTGAAGGAAGGCAATGGCGCCGCAAATCCCGTCCTGTCTGCTGCCGACGCGCCCGCGCGCCTTCAGGCAGTCGCGGAGCATCCACTCAATCCCGGGCAGCTTGCCGCCGCGACCCTGATCCTCTCCTCTGACGATCGCACGATCACGATCCAGGGAAAGGCGGGCACGGGCAAGTCCACGATGCTGCAGGCGGTCTCGCGCGTCGCGGAGGCCGAAGGCCGTACGATCCGGGGTCTCGCGTTCCAGAACAAAATGGTCGGCGATCTCGCCGAGGGCGCCGGCATCCAGGCCCAGACGATCGCCTCCTTTGTCCTCGCCCACGAGCGCTTCATCGCCGAACGGAACACGCCGCGCTATGAAGCGGCGCGGGAAAGGCTCGCCGGCACCATGCTCCTCGTGGACGAGACCTCGATGGTCTCGGCAAGCGATATGCTGAAGCTTCACCAGATCAGCGCGGCGATGGGCGTCGACAAGCTCGTCCTCGTCGGCGACAGGCAGCAGCTCTCCTCGATCGACTGGGGCAAGGCCTTCGCCATGATCCAGGCTGCCGGCGCGACGATGGTGCGGATGACCCAGAATATCCGCATCGGGAAGCCGGGCCAGCCGCTAACCGAAGAGCAGCAGAAGCTGAAGGTTGTCGCCGAACTCGCGAACGTGGGAAAGGCGGGCGCCGCCATGAAGGTGCTCGGCGAGCATATCGTGGAAGAGAAGGATCCGGCCGCCGCCGCGGCCGATAGTTGGCTCGGCCTTTCACCGGAAGAGCGTGAGGCGACCGCCGTATTCGCATCAGGCAGAGACGCGCGCGAGACTATCAACAAGCGCATTCAAGCCGGATTGATCGCCGAAGGAAGCGTCAAGGGCGAGGCGCTCCAGCTCACAGTCTATGATCGAGTGAATACGACGCGCGAGGAATTGCGCTATGCGTCGACCTATCGCCCCGGCCAGACCCTCGAGGTGGGTCGGGGCGGGGCGCAGGATGTCGGCATCCAGGCCGGGCGATACGATGTCCTCAAGGTCCATGCCAGTGGCAAGGTCGACCTCGCAGACGGACGGCGCAGGATCCGCTTCGATCCGCAGAAGCTGTCGCCGGCAGAGCAGCGGGACCGGCTCCAGCTCTCCGAGAAAAAGCCGCTCGATATCCACGAGGGCGACCGCATCCGCTGGACCGCGAACGACAAGGGCCGCGGGCTTCACAACGCCACCCTCGCCCGGGTGGTGAGCGTCGACGGCTCCGGCGTCACGGTAGAGACGGCGGGCAAGGAGCAACTGACCCTGCCGATGGGCGATCCGATGCTCTCGCGCCTCGACCTCGCCTACTCGCTGAACATGCATATGGCGCAAGGCATCACAACCGACAGGGCGATCGGCGTCATGTCCTCATTCGAGCGTTTCCTGTCCAACCAGCGCCTGTTCAATGTCCTCGTGACGCGCGTGCGCGACGGCCTGACGATGATCGTTGACGACAAGGAGAAGCTGGCACGGCAGCTCGACATGAACCCGGGCAACAAGACCTCTTCGCTCGAAACCGTCGGCCGCCTCGACATAGATGGGAACATGGCCAAGGGCGCGAAGGCGCGCGAGGATTTCAATCCCGGCCCGATCGACGGCGTCGACCTGTCCGATCTCCCGCCGCTGCCTGACGACCTGCCCCCGCTCCCTGACGCCGGCGCCGCAGCGCCGGTCGGAAAGGACCAGGCAGCGAAGCCCGAACCGAAGCCCGACCGGGCGGAACAATTGCCGCCGCTGCCCGAGCGCAGCCTCGGCCTCGATTTGTAG
- a CDS encoding PLP-dependent cysteine synthase family protein, whose product MLAASAIEIIGGTPLIALDRIYTGPGRIIAKAEFLLPGGSVKDRAAKAILLAAREDGRLKPGMPVVEMTSGNMGAGLAVACAALGHPLVVTMSAGNSPARAKMLEGLGAEVVLIAQVDGSPGQVTGSDVNAAAQAACAIARARDGFYVDQFNAAEGIAAHETTTGPEILAQFGGPVDGWVAAVGTGCTFVGVAKALKRANPGTVCAAVGPLNARPLAGEPVLDARHKLQGIGYGTVPPHWDPSLMDMSVGISDDEAEEWRRTLAHREGLYVGYSAAANVCAAAKLLASGRLTADAVVATVLCDTGLKY is encoded by the coding sequence ATGCTCGCCGCGTCGGCCATTGAGATAATCGGCGGCACGCCTTTGATCGCACTGGATCGCATCTACACGGGTCCTGGTCGCATCATCGCCAAGGCCGAGTTCCTGCTGCCCGGGGGAAGTGTGAAGGACCGTGCCGCCAAGGCGATCCTGCTTGCCGCAAGAGAGGATGGCCGGCTGAAGCCGGGAATGCCGGTCGTGGAAATGACGAGCGGAAACATGGGCGCCGGACTGGCGGTGGCATGCGCCGCGCTCGGCCATCCCCTCGTCGTCACGATGTCGGCAGGCAACAGTCCGGCGCGAGCGAAGATGCTCGAAGGACTCGGCGCCGAAGTGGTGCTCATCGCCCAGGTGGATGGAAGCCCGGGCCAGGTGACGGGTTCCGATGTCAATGCTGCCGCACAGGCGGCTTGCGCGATCGCCCGGGCGCGTGACGGTTTCTACGTCGATCAGTTCAACGCTGCAGAGGGGATCGCAGCGCACGAGACCACGACAGGCCCGGAGATCCTGGCGCAGTTCGGTGGCCCGGTCGACGGATGGGTTGCAGCGGTCGGCACGGGCTGCACCTTCGTGGGCGTTGCAAAGGCGTTGAAGCGCGCCAATCCCGGTACGGTCTGCGCCGCTGTCGGACCGCTGAACGCGCGGCCGCTTGCCGGAGAACCGGTGCTCGACGCCCGGCATAAACTCCAGGGCATCGGTTATGGCACGGTTCCGCCGCACTGGGATCCGTCGCTGATGGATATGAGTGTCGGCATCAGCGATGATGAAGCTGAAGAGTGGCGGCGTACTCTGGCCCATCGCGAGGGCCTGTACGTCGGCTATTCTGCCGCTGCGAACGTCTGCGCCGCGGCAAAGCTGCTGGCATCGGGGCGGTTGACGGCTGATGCCGTCGTGGCAACGGTGCTTTGTGATACCGGCCTGAAATACTGA